A window from Pseudomonas sp. Tri1 encodes these proteins:
- a CDS encoding chemotaxis response regulator protein-glutamate methylesterase, whose amino-acid sequence MVVKVLVVDDSGFFRRRVSEILSADTSIQVVGTATNGKEAIDQALALKPDVITMDYEMPMMDGITAVRHIMQRCPTPVLMFSSLTHEGARVTLDALDAGAVDFLPKNFEDISRNPDKVRQLLCEKVHSISRSNRRAGAYSAPAPAVAPSPAPAPASSGGFNPPPVRSSAPAPAPARPAPASPTSPAPKRKAYKLVAIGTSTGGPVALQRVLTQLPANFPAPIVLIQHMPAAFTKAFAERLDKLCNISVKEAEDGDILRPGLALLAPGGKQMMIDGRGAVKILPGDERLNYKPCVDITFGSAAKSYGDKVLAVVLTGMGADGREGARLLKQGGSAIWAQDEASCVIYGMPMAIVKADLADAVYGLDDIGRHLVEACL is encoded by the coding sequence ATGGTAGTTAAAGTCCTGGTGGTGGACGATTCGGGGTTTTTCCGCCGCCGCGTCTCGGAAATTCTTTCGGCGGACACGAGTATTCAAGTCGTCGGTACGGCGACCAACGGCAAAGAGGCAATCGATCAGGCGTTGGCGCTCAAGCCAGACGTGATCACCATGGACTACGAGATGCCGATGATGGATGGCATCACGGCTGTGCGGCATATCATGCAGCGCTGCCCGACTCCCGTATTGATGTTCTCCTCCCTGACTCATGAAGGCGCGCGGGTGACCCTCGATGCGCTGGACGCCGGGGCGGTGGATTTCCTGCCGAAGAATTTCGAAGACATCTCGCGCAACCCCGACAAGGTCCGGCAGTTGCTGTGCGAGAAGGTCCATAGCATTTCCCGCAGCAACCGGCGTGCCGGCGCCTACAGCGCGCCAGCGCCTGCGGTTGCACCGAGCCCTGCGCCTGCCCCGGCATCGTCGGGCGGCTTCAATCCGCCTCCGGTGCGCAGCAGTGCCCCGGCGCCCGCACCTGCTCGTCCGGCACCCGCCAGCCCGACGTCGCCGGCACCCAAGCGCAAGGCCTACAAGCTCGTTGCCATTGGTACGTCCACCGGTGGCCCGGTGGCGCTGCAACGGGTCCTGACCCAGTTGCCGGCCAACTTCCCGGCCCCCATCGTGCTGATCCAACATATGCCTGCGGCCTTCACCAAGGCTTTCGCCGAGCGCCTGGACAAGCTGTGCAATATCAGCGTCAAGGAAGCCGAGGATGGCGACATCCTGCGTCCGGGCCTGGCGTTGCTGGCCCCGGGTGGCAAGCAGATGATGATCGATGGCCGCGGCGCGGTGAAAATCCTCCCGGGCGACGAGCGTTTGAACTACAAGCCCTGCGTGGACATCACCTTCGGTTCCGCAGCCAAGTCCTACGGTGACAAAGTTCTGGCGGTGGTCCTCACCGGCATGGGCGCCGACGGTCGTGAAGGCGCGCGCCTGCTCAAGCAGGGCGGCAGTGCGATCTGGGCCCAGGACGAAGCCAGTTGCGTGATCTATGGCATGCCGATGGCCATCGTGAAGGCGGATCTTGCCGACGCGGTGTACGGGCTGGACGACATCGGTAGACACCTGGTCGAGGCGTGCCTGTAA
- the flhF gene encoding flagellar biosynthesis protein FlhF, with amino-acid sequence MQVKRFFAADMRQAMKLVRDELGAEAAIIGNRRIAGGVELTAALDYKLSALAPRVPNMELEDELRKTQSRIASAQAELSLRSSEGQTSASTNRQLFAGQPLTAGLPLTAAEPLVEQVQVEPRRPAPAPAAPSGGVDPRALDSMRFELNSLRELMEVQLGSLAWNQLQGSRPAQANLWRRLQRIGLSGPLSRDLLALINGIEEPRQAWRMLLAHLARMIATPEVEPLEEGGVIAMVGPAGMGKTTTLAKLAARYVLKYGAQSIALVSMDSFRIGAQEQLKTLGRILNVSVTHVDPGQSLAQALEPLLRKRVVLIDTAGLQASDPALRMQLESLAGRGIRSKNYLVLATTSQKQVLTAAYHSYKRCGLAGCILTKLDETASLGEVLSLAIGHELPVAYLTDGPRIPDDLHLPRRHQLVSRAVSVQMQEEPSEEAMADMFADIYHSPTKQVG; translated from the coding sequence ATGCAAGTGAAGCGTTTTTTCGCCGCCGATATGCGTCAGGCCATGAAGCTGGTTCGTGACGAGCTGGGCGCTGAAGCAGCCATCATTGGCAATCGCCGGATCGCTGGCGGTGTCGAGTTGACGGCTGCCCTGGATTACAAGTTGTCGGCGCTGGCCCCACGCGTTCCGAACATGGAACTCGAGGATGAGCTGCGCAAGACCCAGTCGCGCATCGCCAGCGCCCAGGCCGAATTGAGCCTGCGCAGCAGCGAAGGCCAGACCAGCGCTAGCACCAATCGTCAATTGTTCGCCGGTCAGCCACTGACCGCCGGCCTGCCGTTGACCGCTGCCGAGCCACTGGTCGAACAGGTCCAGGTCGAACCGCGTCGTCCGGCCCCGGCCCCGGCCGCACCAAGCGGTGGTGTCGACCCGCGTGCCCTGGACTCGATGCGTTTTGAACTCAACAGCCTGCGCGAACTGATGGAAGTCCAGCTCGGCTCCCTGGCCTGGAACCAGCTGCAAGGCAGCCGTCCGGCCCAGGCCAACCTGTGGCGTCGCCTGCAACGCATCGGCCTGTCCGGCCCTTTGTCCCGGGACCTGCTGGCGCTGATCAACGGTATCGAAGAGCCTCGTCAGGCCTGGCGCATGTTGCTGGCGCACCTGGCGCGGATGATCGCCACGCCGGAAGTCGAGCCGCTGGAAGAGGGTGGGGTGATTGCGATGGTCGGCCCGGCCGGCATGGGCAAGACCACCACCCTGGCCAAGCTCGCGGCCCGTTATGTACTCAAGTACGGTGCCCAGAGCATCGCCCTCGTGAGCATGGACAGTTTCCGCATCGGCGCCCAGGAACAACTCAAGACCCTGGGCCGAATCCTCAATGTGTCGGTGACCCACGTGGATCCGGGGCAATCCCTGGCTCAAGCGCTGGAACCGCTGCTGCGCAAACGCGTCGTGCTGATCGATACTGCCGGCCTGCAAGCCAGTGATCCGGCCCTGCGCATGCAGCTTGAAAGCCTGGCCGGGCGCGGTATTCGGTCAAAAAATTATCTCGTGTTGGCAACCACCAGCCAAAAACAGGTTCTAACCGCCGCATACCACAGCTACAAACGCTGCGGGCTGGCTGGCTGCATCCTGACTAAGCTGGACGAAACGGCAAGCCTGGGCGAGGTGTTGAGCCTGGCGATCGGTCATGAGCTACCGGTGGCCTACCTGACCGACGGGCCGCGGATCCCGGATGATTTGCATCTGCCGCGCCGTCATCAATTGGTCAGTCGTGCCGTGAGTGTGCAAATGCAGGAAGAACCCAGCGAAGAAGCCATGGCTGATATGTTCGCTGACATCTACCACAGCCCGACCAAGCAGGTCGGCTGA
- a CDS encoding protein phosphatase CheZ — protein sequence MDNESSMGDFESTLKKHARELVDSLEKGRFGDAVQMIHELNQTRDRGLYQEVGKLTRELHSAIVNFQIDPNMPQAEEVSQITDATERLGYVVKLTEAAANRTMDLVESATPLVNGLSDEAQALSTDWGRFMRREVGAEEFRELARRVDGFLTRSSTENRAVASNLNDILLAQDYQDLTGQVIKRVTQLVTEVESNLLKLVLMASQVDRFAGIEHDREAMLAEKDPQKHLSQGEGPQIHADKREDVMSGQDDVDDLLSSLGF from the coding sequence ATGGACAACGAATCTTCAATGGGCGACTTCGAATCGACCCTGAAAAAACATGCCCGCGAACTGGTCGACAGCCTTGAAAAAGGCCGCTTTGGCGATGCGGTTCAAATGATCCATGAGCTCAACCAGACCCGTGACCGTGGTCTGTATCAGGAAGTGGGCAAGCTCACGCGTGAACTGCACAGCGCGATTGTCAATTTCCAGATCGACCCGAATATGCCGCAGGCCGAGGAAGTCTCGCAGATCACCGATGCCACCGAGCGTCTGGGTTATGTGGTCAAGCTGACCGAAGCTGCGGCCAACCGCACCATGGACCTGGTGGAAAGCGCAACGCCGCTGGTCAATGGCCTGAGCGACGAAGCCCAGGCCTTGAGCACCGACTGGGGTCGGTTCATGCGCCGCGAAGTAGGGGCTGAAGAGTTTCGGGAGCTGGCCCGTCGGGTCGACGGTTTCCTGACGCGCAGCAGCACCGAGAACCGCGCGGTGGCAAGCAATCTCAACGACATTCTGCTGGCTCAGGACTATCAGGACCTGACCGGTCAAGTGATCAAGCGCGTAACCCAATTGGTCACCGAAGTAGAAAGCAATTTGCTCAAACTGGTGTTGATGGCCAGCCAGGTCGACCGCTTTGCCGGCATCGAACACGACCGTGAAGCGATGCTTGCTGAAAAAGATCCACAAAAACATCTCTCGCAGGGTGAAGGTCCGCAGATTCATGCCGATAAAAGAGAAGACGTTATGTCCGGTCAGGACGATGTGGACGATTTGCTGTCCAGCCTTGGATTCTGA
- the flhA gene encoding flagellar biosynthesis protein FlhA: MDRSQLLSTARSNVADLSRGNLGVPILLLVMLAMMMLPVPPFLLDVFFTFNIALSIVVLLVCVYALRPLDFAVFPTILLVATLMRLALNVASTRVVMLHGQEGHAAAGKVIQAFGEVVIGGNYVVGIVVFAILMIINFVVVTKGAGRISEVSARFTLDAMPGKQMAIDADLNAGLIDQSQAKLRRLEVAQEAEFYGSMDGASKFVRGDAIAGLLILFINLIGGMAVGIFQHNMTFADAGKVYALLTIGDGLVAQLPSLLLSTAAAIMVTRASGSEDMGKQIGRQMFASPKALAVAAGLMAVMGLVPGMPHVSFLSMAAMAAGAAYLFWKKQNVQKVQALQEVKRQQELLPSPARAMETKELGWDDVTPIDMIGLEVGYRLIPLVDRNQGGQLLARIKGVRKKLSQDLGFLMPTVHIRDNLDLAPSAYRLTLMGVILAEAEIYPDRELAINPGQVYGSLNGITAKDPAFGLEAVWIEISQRAQAQSLGYTVVDASTVVATHLNQILYKHSSELIGHEEVQQLLQVLAKGSPKLAEELVPGVVSLSQLLKVLQALLAEQVPVRDIRSIAEAIANNASKSQDTAALVAAVRVGVSRAIVQSIVGTESELPVITLEPRLEQILLNSLQKAGQGSEEGVLLEPSMAEKLQRSLIDAAQRQEMQGQPVILLVAGPIRAMLSRFGRLAVPGLHVLAYQEIPDNKQVTIVATVGPNG; this comes from the coding sequence GTGGATCGCTCTCAGTTACTCAGCACCGCGCGCAGCAATGTAGCCGACCTCAGTCGCGGCAATCTGGGTGTGCCGATCCTGCTGCTGGTCATGCTTGCCATGATGATGCTGCCGGTACCGCCGTTCCTGCTCGACGTGTTCTTCACGTTCAACATCGCCCTGTCGATCGTGGTGTTGCTGGTGTGCGTGTATGCCCTGCGGCCGCTGGATTTCGCAGTGTTCCCGACCATTCTGCTGGTGGCGACCTTGATGCGCCTGGCGTTGAACGTGGCATCGACCCGGGTGGTGATGCTCCACGGCCAGGAAGGCCACGCCGCCGCCGGTAAGGTGATCCAGGCCTTCGGTGAGGTGGTGATCGGCGGTAACTACGTGGTTGGTATCGTGGTCTTCGCCATCTTGATGATCATCAACTTCGTCGTGGTGACCAAGGGCGCCGGGCGGATTTCCGAGGTGAGCGCGCGTTTCACCCTCGATGCGATGCCCGGCAAGCAAATGGCGATCGACGCCGACCTCAACGCCGGCCTGATCGACCAGAGCCAGGCCAAGCTGCGTCGCCTGGAAGTGGCCCAGGAAGCCGAGTTCTACGGTTCCATGGACGGTGCCAGCAAATTCGTGCGCGGTGACGCCATCGCCGGCCTGCTGATTCTGTTCATCAACCTGATCGGCGGCATGGCGGTCGGTATCTTCCAGCACAACATGACCTTCGCCGACGCCGGCAAGGTTTACGCCCTGCTGACCATCGGTGACGGTTTGGTGGCGCAATTGCCATCACTGTTGTTATCCACAGCCGCGGCGATCATGGTGACTCGTGCTTCCGGTTCCGAGGACATGGGCAAGCAGATCGGTCGGCAAATGTTCGCCTCGCCCAAGGCGCTGGCCGTGGCCGCTGGCCTGATGGCGGTGATGGGCCTGGTGCCGGGGATGCCTCACGTTTCCTTCCTGAGCATGGCAGCCATGGCCGCGGGTGCTGCCTACCTGTTCTGGAAGAAGCAGAACGTGCAGAAGGTCCAGGCCCTGCAAGAGGTCAAGCGCCAGCAGGAGCTGCTGCCATCGCCGGCCCGCGCCATGGAAACCAAGGAGCTGGGCTGGGACGACGTGACACCGATCGACATGATCGGCCTGGAAGTCGGTTATCGCCTGATTCCGTTGGTCGACCGCAACCAGGGTGGTCAGTTGCTGGCGCGGATCAAGGGCGTGCGCAAGAAGTTGTCCCAGGACTTGGGCTTCCTGATGCCCACCGTGCATATCCGCGACAACCTCGACCTGGCGCCGAGCGCCTACCGCTTGACGCTGATGGGGGTGATCCTGGCCGAAGCCGAGATCTACCCGGACCGCGAGCTGGCGATCAACCCCGGGCAGGTCTACGGCTCGCTCAACGGCATTACCGCCAAGGATCCGGCTTTTGGTCTGGAAGCGGTGTGGATCGAAATCAGCCAGCGAGCCCAGGCTCAGTCACTCGGCTACACCGTGGTGGACGCCAGTACCGTGGTCGCGACCCACTTGAACCAGATCCTGTACAAGCACTCCAGCGAGCTGATCGGCCACGAAGAAGTCCAGCAACTCCTGCAAGTACTGGCCAAAGGCTCGCCGAAGCTGGCCGAAGAGCTGGTGCCGGGCGTGGTTTCGCTGTCGCAATTGCTCAAGGTGTTGCAGGCGCTGTTGGCCGAACAAGTGCCGGTGCGCGACATTCGCAGCATTGCCGAGGCTATCGCCAACAACGCGTCCAAGAGTCAAGATACCGCCGCCCTGGTGGCTGCGGTTCGGGTCGGCGTATCCCGCGCAATCGTCCAAAGCATTGTAGGCACTGAGTCTGAGCTGCCTGTGATCACTCTGGAACCAAGGTTGGAACAGATATTGCTCAATAGTCTGCAGAAGGCAGGACAAGGCTCGGAAGAGGGTGTTCTGCTGGAGCCAAGCATGGCCGAGAAGCTGCAGCGTTCGCTGATTGATGCAGCCCAGCGGCAAGAGATGCAAGGCCAACCGGTGATCCTGCTGGTGGCCGGTCCGATTCGCGCGATGCTCTCGCGATTCGGGCGCCTCGCGGTCCCGGGGCTGCATGTGCTGGCGTACCAGGAAATACCGGACAACAAGCAAGTGACCATCGTTGCGACAGTAGGGCCCAACGGCTGA
- a CDS encoding chemotaxis response regulator CheY — MKILIVDDFSTMRRIIKNLLRDLGFTNTVEADDGTTAIPVLNSGSIDFLVTDWNMPGMTGIDLLRHVRADEKLKHLPVLMVTAEAKREQIIEAAQAGVNGYVVKPFTAQALKEKIEKIFERIG, encoded by the coding sequence ATGAAAATCCTCATCGTTGATGACTTCTCAACGATGCGGCGGATCATAAAAAACCTGTTGCGTGACCTTGGGTTCACCAACACGGTCGAGGCCGACGATGGCACCACTGCCATTCCGGTTCTCAACAGCGGGAGCATCGACTTTCTGGTGACTGACTGGAACATGCCCGGCATGACCGGTATCGACTTGCTGCGCCATGTGCGCGCCGACGAAAAACTCAAGCACCTTCCGGTGCTGATGGTAACTGCCGAAGCCAAGCGCGAGCAGATCATCGAAGCGGCCCAGGCCGGTGTGAACGGCTATGTGGTCAAACCCTTCACGGCCCAGGCGTTGAAAGAGAAGATCGAAAAAATCTTCGAACGCATCGGTTAA
- a CDS encoding flagellar motor protein: MDVLSLIGIVMAFVAIIGGNYLEGGHLGALANGPAALIVLGGTIGAALLQSPMSAFKRAMQVLIWILFPPRVDLAGGIDRVVNWSLTARKEGLLGLEGVADAEPDSYSRKGLQLLVDGAEPEAIRSILEVDFYTQESRDIEAAKVFESMGGYAPTIGIIGAVMGLIHVMGNLADPSQLGSGIAVAFVATIYGVASANLVLLPIAAKLKAIALRQSRYREMLLEGILSIAEGENPRSIELKLQGFMD; encoded by the coding sequence ATGGATGTGCTCAGCCTGATCGGCATCGTCATGGCATTCGTCGCCATCATTGGCGGCAATTATCTGGAAGGCGGTCATCTGGGGGCTTTGGCCAACGGTCCGGCGGCGCTGATCGTGCTGGGCGGCACCATCGGTGCCGCGCTGTTGCAGTCGCCCATGAGCGCGTTCAAGCGTGCCATGCAGGTACTGATCTGGATCCTGTTCCCGCCTCGCGTGGACTTGGCTGGCGGTATCGACCGGGTGGTGAACTGGAGCCTGACCGCGCGCAAGGAGGGCTTGCTGGGCCTGGAAGGTGTGGCCGATGCCGAGCCCGACAGTTACTCGCGCAAGGGCCTGCAATTGCTGGTCGACGGCGCCGAGCCGGAAGCCATCCGCAGCATTCTGGAGGTGGATTTCTACACCCAGGAAAGCCGCGACATCGAAGCGGCCAAAGTTTTCGAAAGCATGGGCGGCTACGCGCCGACCATCGGCATCATCGGTGCGGTGATGGGCCTGATCCACGTGATGGGCAACCTGGCCGATCCGTCGCAACTGGGCAGCGGCATCGCCGTGGCCTTCGTTGCCACGATCTACGGGGTGGCGAGTGCCAACCTGGTGCTGTTGCCGATCGCCGCCAAGCTCAAGGCCATCGCGTTGCGTCAGTCGCGTTATCGTGAAATGTTGCTGGAGGGGATCCTGTCGATCGCCGAAGGCGAAAACCCGCGCTCCATTGAGTTGAAGCTCCAGGGCTTCATGGACTGA
- the fleN gene encoding flagellar synthesis regulator FleN, whose product MGSMHPVQVIAVTGGKGGVGKTNVSVNLSLALAELGRRVMLLDADLGLANVDVLLGLTPKRTLADVIEGRCELRDVLLQGPGGIRIVPAASGTQSMVHLTPAQHAGLIQAFSDIGDNLDVLVIDTAAGIGDSVVSFVRAAQEVLLVVCDEPTSITDAYALIKLLNRDYGMNRFRVLANMAQSPQEGRNLFAKLTKVTDRFLDVALQYVGAVPYDESVRKAVQKQRAVYEAFPRSKCALAFKAIAQKVDTWPLPANPRGHLEFFVERLVQQTAGPVL is encoded by the coding sequence ATGGGCAGCATGCATCCCGTACAGGTGATCGCGGTGACCGGCGGCAAAGGTGGCGTCGGGAAGACTAACGTGTCAGTGAACTTGTCCCTGGCTCTGGCAGAGCTTGGCCGACGGGTCATGCTGCTGGACGCCGACCTGGGCCTGGCGAACGTCGATGTGCTGCTGGGGCTAACCCCCAAGCGCACGCTGGCGGACGTGATAGAGGGCCGCTGTGAACTGCGCGACGTGCTGCTGCAGGGACCGGGCGGGATTCGTATCGTACCGGCTGCCTCCGGCACCCAGAGCATGGTTCACCTGACCCCGGCCCAGCACGCGGGCCTGATCCAGGCATTCAGCGACATCGGTGACAACCTCGATGTGCTGGTGATCGACACCGCTGCCGGTATCGGTGACTCCGTCGTCAGTTTCGTGCGCGCGGCCCAGGAAGTGTTGCTGGTGGTCTGCGACGAACCGACCTCCATCACCGACGCCTATGCCCTGATCAAACTATTGAACCGCGACTACGGCATGAACCGCTTCCGCGTCCTGGCCAACATGGCCCAGAGTCCGCAGGAAGGGCGCAACCTGTTCGCCAAGTTGACAAAGGTCACGGATCGTTTCCTGGACGTCGCCCTACAATATGTCGGCGCTGTGCCCTACGACGAAAGCGTACGCAAGGCCGTCCAGAAACAACGTGCCGTTTATGAAGCCTTTCCCCGTTCCAAATGCGCGCTGGCGTTCAAGGCTATCGCCCAGAAGGTGGATACCTGGCCACTGCCGGCCAACCCTCGTGGGCATCTGGAGTTTTTCGTCGAGCGTCTCGTGCAACAAACAGCAGGGCCCGTGTTATGA
- the fliA gene encoding RNA polymerase sigma factor FliA, which yields MTASGYNHLYKKSARDAQYELIERYAPLVKRIAYHLLARLPASVQVEDLIQAGMIGLLEVSNKYDASKGASFETYAGIRIRGAMLDEVRKGDWAPRSVHRNTRMVSDAIRAIEAKTGRDAKDHEVAAELQLSLDDYYGILNDTLGSRLFSFDDLLQDGEHEGLHEDNASAHMEPSRDLEDERFQSALADAIANLPERERLVLALYYDEELNLKEIGEVLGVSESRVSQLHSQCAARLRGRLGEWRAR from the coding sequence ATGACAGCCAGCGGTTACAACCATCTCTACAAAAAATCGGCACGGGACGCCCAATATGAATTGATTGAGCGTTATGCACCCCTGGTCAAGCGCATCGCCTATCACTTGCTGGCGCGGTTGCCGGCCAGTGTCCAGGTCGAGGACTTGATCCAGGCGGGCATGATCGGCCTGCTCGAAGTGTCGAACAAATACGACGCGAGCAAGGGCGCCAGTTTCGAGACGTATGCCGGTATCCGCATTCGTGGGGCGATGCTCGATGAAGTCCGCAAGGGCGATTGGGCGCCGCGTTCGGTGCACCGCAATACCCGCATGGTCAGTGACGCGATCCGCGCTATTGAAGCTAAAACCGGGCGTGACGCTAAAGATCACGAGGTTGCGGCCGAACTCCAGTTGAGTCTCGACGATTATTACGGGATTTTGAACGATACCTTGGGCAGTCGCCTGTTCAGTTTCGATGACCTGTTGCAGGACGGCGAACACGAAGGGCTGCACGAGGATAACGCGAGTGCTCACATGGAGCCGTCGCGTGACCTGGAAGATGAGCGTTTCCAGAGCGCGCTGGCGGATGCGATTGCCAATTTGCCGGAGCGTGAGCGACTGGTCTTGGCGCTGTACTACGACGAAGAGCTGAACCTCAAGGAAATCGGTGAGGTCCTGGGGGTCAGCGAATCGCGGGTCAGCCAGTTACACAGCCAGTGCGCGGCCCGTTTGCGGGGGCGTTTGGGGGAGTGGCGAGCGCGCTGA
- a CDS encoding chemotaxis protein CheA — protein sequence MSFGADEEILQDFLVEAGEILEQLSEQLVELESRPDDADLLNAIFRGFHTVKGGAGFLQLNELVECCHIAENVFDILRKGERRVDSELMDVVLEALDAVNSMFSEVRERSPITAATPELLAALARLAEPQSADESAPVVETVVEEPVAEESGDITDNEFEQLLDSLNAVKAEAAAPPAPVVPATEATAAASDEITDDEFESLLDQLHGKGQFAPDAVVPAATPAAPKAAGDNSDITDDEFEALLDQLHGKGTFAVEALDSAIASAPTPAKPTAAAAGSDLISDHEFESLLDELHGKGKFSEVGKATAAPTAGTAATAAPAAKAAPKPAAKAPEPKAETPKPAAAAAPAAARAPAAAPAEKPASEAETTVRVDTARLDEIMNMVGELVLVRNRLVRLGLNSQDEAMSKAVSNLDVVTADLQTAVMKTRMQPIKKVFGRFPRLVRDLARQLKKEINLELVGEETDLDKNLVEALADPLVHLVRNAVDHGIESPEEREASGKVRSGKVVLAAEQEGDHILLSISDDGKGMDPNVLRSIAVKRGVMDKDAADRLSDTECYNLIFAPGFSTKTEISDVSGRGVGMDVVKTKISQLNGSINIYSTKGQGSKIVIKVPLTLAIMPTLMVMLGNQAFAFPLVNVNEIFHLDLSRTNVVDGQEVVIVRDKALPLFYLKRWLVSSAAHVEQGEGHVVILSVGTQRIGFVVDQLVGQEEVVIKPLGKMLQGTPGMSGATITGDGRIALILDVPSMLKRYAARRI from the coding sequence ATGAGCTTCGGCGCCGATGAAGAGATCCTTCAGGATTTCCTGGTTGAGGCCGGCGAGATTCTAGAGCAACTGTCTGAGCAACTGGTCGAGCTGGAAAGTCGACCCGATGATGCAGACTTGCTCAATGCAATTTTTCGCGGTTTCCACACTGTAAAAGGAGGCGCCGGCTTCCTCCAGCTCAATGAGCTGGTGGAGTGCTGCCACATTGCCGAAAACGTGTTCGACATCCTGCGCAAGGGTGAGCGCCGCGTTGATTCGGAACTGATGGACGTGGTGCTCGAAGCGCTGGATGCGGTCAACAGCATGTTCAGCGAAGTGCGCGAGCGCTCGCCGATCACCGCTGCCACCCCTGAGTTGCTCGCTGCGCTGGCACGCCTGGCCGAGCCACAATCGGCTGACGAATCCGCTCCGGTTGTCGAGACGGTCGTTGAAGAACCGGTCGCCGAGGAGTCGGGCGACATCACCGATAACGAATTTGAACAATTGCTGGACTCGCTGAACGCCGTCAAGGCTGAAGCCGCTGCCCCGCCGGCCCCCGTTGTGCCGGCCACCGAGGCAACTGCTGCTGCCAGCGATGAAATCACCGACGACGAGTTCGAGTCGTTGCTCGATCAGCTTCATGGCAAAGGCCAGTTCGCGCCCGATGCGGTCGTTCCTGCAGCGACCCCGGCCGCCCCGAAAGCGGCGGGCGACAATTCCGATATTACCGACGACGAATTCGAGGCTTTGCTCGATCAGTTGCACGGCAAGGGCACGTTTGCCGTTGAAGCGCTGGATTCAGCCATCGCTTCTGCGCCGACGCCGGCCAAGCCCACCGCTGCGGCGGCGGGCAGTGACCTGATCAGCGATCACGAATTCGAATCGCTGCTCGATGAACTGCACGGCAAAGGCAAGTTCAGTGAAGTCGGGAAGGCCACGGCTGCCCCTACTGCGGGCACTGCCGCCACTGCTGCGCCGGCGGCCAAGGCTGCGCCAAAACCCGCGGCCAAGGCACCGGAACCGAAGGCCGAGACGCCCAAGCCGGCTGCGGCAGCTGCCCCGGCAGCAGCCCGTGCCCCGGCGGCTGCGCCAGCGGAAAAACCGGCCAGCGAAGCCGAAACCACTGTCCGGGTCGACACCGCACGCCTGGACGAGATCATGAACATGGTCGGCGAACTGGTGCTGGTGCGTAACCGTCTGGTACGCCTGGGTCTCAACAGCCAGGACGAAGCCATGTCCAAGGCTGTGTCGAACCTCGATGTGGTCACGGCGGACCTGCAGACCGCGGTCATGAAGACCCGGATGCAGCCGATCAAGAAAGTCTTCGGGCGCTTCCCGCGCCTGGTTCGTGACCTGGCTCGCCAGCTCAAGAAAGAAATCAACCTGGAACTGGTGGGCGAAGAGACCGACCTGGACAAGAACCTTGTCGAGGCCCTGGCCGACCCGCTGGTCCACTTGGTGCGCAACGCCGTCGACCACGGCATCGAGTCGCCGGAAGAGCGCGAAGCCTCGGGCAAGGTTCGCAGCGGCAAGGTGGTGCTGGCCGCCGAGCAGGAGGGCGACCACATCCTGTTGTCGATCTCCGACGACGGCAAAGGCATGGACCCGAACGTGCTGCGTTCCATCGCAGTCAAGCGCGGTGTGATGGACAAGGATGCCGCCGATCGCCTGAGCGACACCGAGTGCTACAACCTGATCTTCGCCCCGGGCTTCTCGACCAAGACCGAGATTTCCGACGTGTCCGGCCGTGGCGTGGGCATGGACGTGGTGAAGACCAAGATTTCCCAGCTCAATGGTTCGATCAACATTTACTCGACCAAGGGCCAGGGCTCGAAGATCGTCATCAAGGTCCCGTTGACCCTGGCGATCATGCCGACCTTGATGGTGATGCTGGGCAACCAGGCATTCGCCTTCCCGCTGGTCAACGTCAACGAAATCTTCCACCTCGACCTGTCGCGCACCAACGTGGTGGACGGCCAGGAAGTGGTGATCGTACGGGACAAGGCACTGCCACTGTTCTACCTCAAGCGCTGGCTGGTCAGCTCCGCCGCTCATGTGGAGCAGGGCGAAGGCCATGTGGTGATCCTTTCGGTGGGCACCCAGCGGATCGGCTTTGTCGTCGACCAGTTGGTGGGTCAGGAAGAAGTGGTCATCAAGCCATTGGGCAAGATGCTCCAGGGCACCCCGGGCATGTCCGGCGCCACCATCACCGGCGACGGCCGCATCGCGTTGATTCTCGATGTGCCAAGCATGCTCAAGCGTTACGCCGCACGGCGTATTTGA